The Phragmites australis chromosome 15, lpPhrAust1.1, whole genome shotgun sequence genome window below encodes:
- the LOC133892851 gene encoding uncharacterized protein LOC133892851 isoform X2 codes for MYFYSLPPRTPPPLAMPPLFASATATRFAAHWVADALAGDEALDFSVLKALVGASPECLAGAPEATRERVALRCLQEVASAAAASEGDAAATAGVLRLDAARSCEDLLLELIGEVLATVRSSGNLEKDMLPPFSQDIKNIICIKKPTLPETSFELLKEVDPEITSMGPSSQLEQNGTNQCDHDQSLFSSHDHVNIKKPRFPTDNAGFQQETSEDLVDETETRNLQKDPIAPTSVHQPCTSDSRSYDCLQEDIGAVGLGASSPEKSLIAEGNMPVGSVHASASCDTALQASITEPLSKQDTEDHATMVQPQSHREKSPNPPHHIDGERPHDGGASDQSSKDPSHEWLSMHATVAPAFDRSSDALPANASEPGHLPEFIAAQDTTMISQPHSRKTDLSALQHESGEKVNQDLDDVSASIQPVKKDHVHEEVTLQAASALPSVSCNGAIQGGKSETNHLPGNATEHNMVFEEQNGDKSHLEVSGADKVNQALHDDASILEKDTVHVGLNVQTVPMSQNCNIALHGKISEANYLSEQNTGKNRTDVQKCNSSNSVPNSAQDGDGKIATKTSNKKNLGDTFAEISHVPSSDDSLCDTAAAGLLLMINKMAFSPEDQDAKDSLGGMSQQDLCIKCGKDGQLRKCSGCLLAAHDDCFSSSVAFVETDLFYCPVCFYAKATEAYQKAKKTYCEARKNLAAFLGTPHLVRQHDEQLTGVLPRAANGEGHLNWCDPSMRKNIHQNEADNLAHRDEEPDQQRKKQKINATDSGHPKEVVTEKASPSQSADVAPMNKHSVLQSNSSKRVQDAEKQQQVESKEAGSGNSSHETRGLSQNRCGPSANQEVEADKEDDHTNSHQPDDSDEIEATSSNNSSGKRSSPLWRNMRHSKAGLQEKDTVVSSNSRKTITQQDQHIPSPSRKRNYAYPHKRYSNPVAPTGRRSKLCWTEEEEAALREAMAKFTPQDDGPIPWVQILECGRDVFHRTRLPCDLRVKWRNMKKKACP; via the exons ATGTATTTTTACAGTTTGCCCCCTCGAACTCCTCCGCCTCTCGCAATGCCGCCCCTCTTCGCCTCCGCTACCGCCACCCGCTTCGCCGCCCACTGGGTCGCCGACGCcctcgccggcgacgaggcCCTCGACTTCTCCGTCCTCAAGG CGCTGGTGGGCGCCTCGCCGGAGTGCCTCGCGGGCGCCCCGGAGGCCACGCGGGAGAGGGTGGCGCTACGGTGCCTGCAGGAggtcgcctccgccgccgccgcctccgaggGCGATGCCGCGGCGACGGCTGGGGTGCTTAGGCTTGACGCCGCCCGCTCCTGCGAGGATTTGCTGCTTGAGCTCATCGGAGAGGTGCTTGCGACG GTCAGAAGTTCGGGAAATTTGGAGAAGGATATGCTTCCGCCATTCAGTCAAGACATCAAGAACATTATATGTATCAAGAAACCTACATTACCAGAAACTTCATTTGAGTTG CTCAAAGAAGTTGACCCAGAGATCACATCTATGGGCCCATCATCCCAATTGGAGCAGAATGGCACCAACCAATGTGACCATGATCAGTCCTTGTTCAGCAGCCACGATCATGTAAATATAAAGAAGCCTAGATTCCCTACAGACAATGCTGGGTTTCAGCAAGAGACTTCAGAAGATTTGGTCGATGAAACAGAAACAAGAAACCTCCAAAAGGATCCAATTGCACCAACATCTGTGCACCAACCATGTACATCTGACAGTAGGTCCTACGATTGTCTGCAAGAAGATATAGGTGCTGTTGGTTTAGGTGCCAGTTCTCCAGAAAAGAGTCTTATTGCGGAGGGGAACATGCCAGTTGGATCTGTGCATGCTTCAGCTAGCTGCGATACAGCTCTGCAGGCAAGcattactgaacccctgtccaAGCAGGATACGGAGGATCATGCTACCATGGTTCAACCACAATCTCATAGAGAAAAATCTCCAAATCCACCTCACCATATCGATGGAGAGAGGCCACATGATGGTGGCGCCAGTGATCAGTCATCAAAGGATCCCAGCCATGAATGGCTGAGCATGCATGCTACAGTAGCTCCAGCTTTTGACAGAAGCAGTGATGCCTTACCAGCAAATGCATCTGAACCTGGGCACTTGCCTGAGTTCATTGCTGCACAGGATACAACCATGATTTCGCAACCTCACAGCAGAAAAACTGATCTGAGTGCTCTGCAACATGAAAGTGGTGAGAAAGTAAATCAAGATCTGGATGATGTCAGTGCAAGTATTCAGCCAGTGAAAAAGGATCATGTTCATGAGGAGGTGACTCTGCAAGCAGCTAGCGCTTTACCTTCTGTAAGCTGCAATGGTGCTATACAAGGGGGTAAATCTGAAACCAACCATCTGCCAGGGAATGCTACAGAGCATAATATGGTGTTTGAAGAGCAGAATGGTGACAAGTCTCATCTAGAAGTGAGTGGTGCTGACAAAGTTAATCAAGCTCTACATGATGATGCCAGTATCTTGGAAAAGGATACAGTCCATGTTGGGCTGAATGTGCAAACTGTTCCAATGTCTCAAAACTGCAATATAGCCCTACATGGTAAAATTTCAGAAGCCAATTATTTATCTGAGCAGAATACTGGAAAGAACAGAACTGACGTTCAGAAATGTAATAGCAGTAATTCTGTTCCAAACTCTGCTCAGGATGGAGATGGAAAAATTGCAACAAAGACATCAAACAAGAAAAATCTTGGGGATACTTTTGCGGAAATATCACATGTCCCTTCCTCAGATGATAGTTTATGTGacactgctgctgctggtctTCTGTTGATGATTAACAAAATGGCATTCTCGCCCGAGGATCAAGACGCCAAGGATTCCCTTGGGGGTATGTCGCAACAAGATTTGTGCATAAAATGTGGTAAAGATGGTCAGCTGCGGAAATGTAGTGGCTGCTTGTTAGCCGCTCATGATGATTGTTTCAGTTCATCAGTGGCATTTGTAGAGACCGACCTGTTCTACTGCCCAGTATGCTTCTATGCGAAAGCCACTGAAGCATATCAAAAAGCAAAGAAAACATATTGCGAAGCTAGAAAGAACCTTGCTGCTTTCCTTGGCACACCGCATTTGGTCAGACAACATGATGAGCAACTAACTGGAGTTCTGCCAAGAGCTGCCAACGGAGAGGGTCATTTGAATTGGTGTGATCCATCAATGAGAAAAAATATCCATCAAAATGAAGCAGATAACCTTGCTCATCGTGATGAAGAGCCTGATCAGCAGAGGAAGAAGCAGAAAATAAATGCTACAGATAGTGGTCATCCTAAGGAGGTAGTCACTGAGAAAGCGTCCCCTTCTCAGAGTGCTGATGTTGCACCCATGAATAAACATTCTGTACTTCAGAGCAATAGTAGCAAACGAGTTCAGGATGCAGAGAAACAGCAGCAAGTGGAAAGCAAAGAAGCTGGTAGTGGCAATTCATCCCATGAAACAAGAGGTTTATCTCAGAACAGATGTGGTCCTTCTGCAAATCAGGAAGTTGAGGCTGACAAGGAGGACGATCATACAAATTCTCACCAACCTGATGATTCTGATGAAATAGAAGCTACATCTTCAAATAACTCCTCAGGCAAGCGATCCTCACCCCTTTGGCGTAACATGAGGCACAGCAAAGCAGGATTACAAGAAAAGGATACAGTGGTATCAAGTAATTCTAGAAAAACTATCACGCAGCAGGACCAACACATACCTTCTCCATCGAGGAAAAGAAATTATGCATATCCACACAAGCGTTA TTCCAATCCTGTTGCACCAACTGGAAGGCGCTCCAAGCTCTGTTGgacggaagaagaagaagcagcgtTGAGG GAAGCAATGGCAAAATTCACCCCACAGGACGATGGGCCAATTCCATGGGTTCAGATACTAGAATGCGGCAGGGATGTGTTTCACAGGACACGCCTCCCATGTGACTTGAGGGTCAAGTGGAGGAATATGAAGAAGAAAGCGTGCCCTTGA
- the LOC133892851 gene encoding uncharacterized protein LOC133892851 isoform X1, which produces MYFYSLPPRTPPPLAMPPLFASATATRFAAHWVADALAGDEALDFSVLKALVGASPECLAGAPEATRERVALRCLQEVASAAAASEGDAAATAGVLRLDAARSCEDLLLELIGEVLATVCNLEVRSSGNLEKDMLPPFSQDIKNIICIKKPTLPETSFELLKEVDPEITSMGPSSQLEQNGTNQCDHDQSLFSSHDHVNIKKPRFPTDNAGFQQETSEDLVDETETRNLQKDPIAPTSVHQPCTSDSRSYDCLQEDIGAVGLGASSPEKSLIAEGNMPVGSVHASASCDTALQASITEPLSKQDTEDHATMVQPQSHREKSPNPPHHIDGERPHDGGASDQSSKDPSHEWLSMHATVAPAFDRSSDALPANASEPGHLPEFIAAQDTTMISQPHSRKTDLSALQHESGEKVNQDLDDVSASIQPVKKDHVHEEVTLQAASALPSVSCNGAIQGGKSETNHLPGNATEHNMVFEEQNGDKSHLEVSGADKVNQALHDDASILEKDTVHVGLNVQTVPMSQNCNIALHGKISEANYLSEQNTGKNRTDVQKCNSSNSVPNSAQDGDGKIATKTSNKKNLGDTFAEISHVPSSDDSLCDTAAAGLLLMINKMAFSPEDQDAKDSLGGMSQQDLCIKCGKDGQLRKCSGCLLAAHDDCFSSSVAFVETDLFYCPVCFYAKATEAYQKAKKTYCEARKNLAAFLGTPHLVRQHDEQLTGVLPRAANGEGHLNWCDPSMRKNIHQNEADNLAHRDEEPDQQRKKQKINATDSGHPKEVVTEKASPSQSADVAPMNKHSVLQSNSSKRVQDAEKQQQVESKEAGSGNSSHETRGLSQNRCGPSANQEVEADKEDDHTNSHQPDDSDEIEATSSNNSSGKRSSPLWRNMRHSKAGLQEKDTVVSSNSRKTITQQDQHIPSPSRKRNYAYPHKRYSNPVAPTGRRSKLCWTEEEEAALREAMAKFTPQDDGPIPWVQILECGRDVFHRTRLPCDLRVKWRNMKKKACP; this is translated from the exons ATGTATTTTTACAGTTTGCCCCCTCGAACTCCTCCGCCTCTCGCAATGCCGCCCCTCTTCGCCTCCGCTACCGCCACCCGCTTCGCCGCCCACTGGGTCGCCGACGCcctcgccggcgacgaggcCCTCGACTTCTCCGTCCTCAAGG CGCTGGTGGGCGCCTCGCCGGAGTGCCTCGCGGGCGCCCCGGAGGCCACGCGGGAGAGGGTGGCGCTACGGTGCCTGCAGGAggtcgcctccgccgccgccgcctccgaggGCGATGCCGCGGCGACGGCTGGGGTGCTTAGGCTTGACGCCGCCCGCTCCTGCGAGGATTTGCTGCTTGAGCTCATCGGAGAGGTGCTTGCGACGGTATGCAATTTAGAG GTCAGAAGTTCGGGAAATTTGGAGAAGGATATGCTTCCGCCATTCAGTCAAGACATCAAGAACATTATATGTATCAAGAAACCTACATTACCAGAAACTTCATTTGAGTTG CTCAAAGAAGTTGACCCAGAGATCACATCTATGGGCCCATCATCCCAATTGGAGCAGAATGGCACCAACCAATGTGACCATGATCAGTCCTTGTTCAGCAGCCACGATCATGTAAATATAAAGAAGCCTAGATTCCCTACAGACAATGCTGGGTTTCAGCAAGAGACTTCAGAAGATTTGGTCGATGAAACAGAAACAAGAAACCTCCAAAAGGATCCAATTGCACCAACATCTGTGCACCAACCATGTACATCTGACAGTAGGTCCTACGATTGTCTGCAAGAAGATATAGGTGCTGTTGGTTTAGGTGCCAGTTCTCCAGAAAAGAGTCTTATTGCGGAGGGGAACATGCCAGTTGGATCTGTGCATGCTTCAGCTAGCTGCGATACAGCTCTGCAGGCAAGcattactgaacccctgtccaAGCAGGATACGGAGGATCATGCTACCATGGTTCAACCACAATCTCATAGAGAAAAATCTCCAAATCCACCTCACCATATCGATGGAGAGAGGCCACATGATGGTGGCGCCAGTGATCAGTCATCAAAGGATCCCAGCCATGAATGGCTGAGCATGCATGCTACAGTAGCTCCAGCTTTTGACAGAAGCAGTGATGCCTTACCAGCAAATGCATCTGAACCTGGGCACTTGCCTGAGTTCATTGCTGCACAGGATACAACCATGATTTCGCAACCTCACAGCAGAAAAACTGATCTGAGTGCTCTGCAACATGAAAGTGGTGAGAAAGTAAATCAAGATCTGGATGATGTCAGTGCAAGTATTCAGCCAGTGAAAAAGGATCATGTTCATGAGGAGGTGACTCTGCAAGCAGCTAGCGCTTTACCTTCTGTAAGCTGCAATGGTGCTATACAAGGGGGTAAATCTGAAACCAACCATCTGCCAGGGAATGCTACAGAGCATAATATGGTGTTTGAAGAGCAGAATGGTGACAAGTCTCATCTAGAAGTGAGTGGTGCTGACAAAGTTAATCAAGCTCTACATGATGATGCCAGTATCTTGGAAAAGGATACAGTCCATGTTGGGCTGAATGTGCAAACTGTTCCAATGTCTCAAAACTGCAATATAGCCCTACATGGTAAAATTTCAGAAGCCAATTATTTATCTGAGCAGAATACTGGAAAGAACAGAACTGACGTTCAGAAATGTAATAGCAGTAATTCTGTTCCAAACTCTGCTCAGGATGGAGATGGAAAAATTGCAACAAAGACATCAAACAAGAAAAATCTTGGGGATACTTTTGCGGAAATATCACATGTCCCTTCCTCAGATGATAGTTTATGTGacactgctgctgctggtctTCTGTTGATGATTAACAAAATGGCATTCTCGCCCGAGGATCAAGACGCCAAGGATTCCCTTGGGGGTATGTCGCAACAAGATTTGTGCATAAAATGTGGTAAAGATGGTCAGCTGCGGAAATGTAGTGGCTGCTTGTTAGCCGCTCATGATGATTGTTTCAGTTCATCAGTGGCATTTGTAGAGACCGACCTGTTCTACTGCCCAGTATGCTTCTATGCGAAAGCCACTGAAGCATATCAAAAAGCAAAGAAAACATATTGCGAAGCTAGAAAGAACCTTGCTGCTTTCCTTGGCACACCGCATTTGGTCAGACAACATGATGAGCAACTAACTGGAGTTCTGCCAAGAGCTGCCAACGGAGAGGGTCATTTGAATTGGTGTGATCCATCAATGAGAAAAAATATCCATCAAAATGAAGCAGATAACCTTGCTCATCGTGATGAAGAGCCTGATCAGCAGAGGAAGAAGCAGAAAATAAATGCTACAGATAGTGGTCATCCTAAGGAGGTAGTCACTGAGAAAGCGTCCCCTTCTCAGAGTGCTGATGTTGCACCCATGAATAAACATTCTGTACTTCAGAGCAATAGTAGCAAACGAGTTCAGGATGCAGAGAAACAGCAGCAAGTGGAAAGCAAAGAAGCTGGTAGTGGCAATTCATCCCATGAAACAAGAGGTTTATCTCAGAACAGATGTGGTCCTTCTGCAAATCAGGAAGTTGAGGCTGACAAGGAGGACGATCATACAAATTCTCACCAACCTGATGATTCTGATGAAATAGAAGCTACATCTTCAAATAACTCCTCAGGCAAGCGATCCTCACCCCTTTGGCGTAACATGAGGCACAGCAAAGCAGGATTACAAGAAAAGGATACAGTGGTATCAAGTAATTCTAGAAAAACTATCACGCAGCAGGACCAACACATACCTTCTCCATCGAGGAAAAGAAATTATGCATATCCACACAAGCGTTA TTCCAATCCTGTTGCACCAACTGGAAGGCGCTCCAAGCTCTGTTGgacggaagaagaagaagcagcgtTGAGG GAAGCAATGGCAAAATTCACCCCACAGGACGATGGGCCAATTCCATGGGTTCAGATACTAGAATGCGGCAGGGATGTGTTTCACAGGACACGCCTCCCATGTGACTTGAGGGTCAAGTGGAGGAATATGAAGAAGAAAGCGTGCCCTTGA
- the LOC133892851 gene encoding uncharacterized protein LOC133892851 isoform X3 has translation MYFYSLPPRTPPPLAMPPLFASATATRFAAHWVADALAGDEALDFSVLKALVGASPECLAGAPEATRERVALRCLQEVASAAAASEGDAAATAGVLRLDAARSCEDLLLELIGEVRSSGNLEKDMLPPFSQDIKNIICIKKPTLPETSFELLKEVDPEITSMGPSSQLEQNGTNQCDHDQSLFSSHDHVNIKKPRFPTDNAGFQQETSEDLVDETETRNLQKDPIAPTSVHQPCTSDSRSYDCLQEDIGAVGLGASSPEKSLIAEGNMPVGSVHASASCDTALQASITEPLSKQDTEDHATMVQPQSHREKSPNPPHHIDGERPHDGGASDQSSKDPSHEWLSMHATVAPAFDRSSDALPANASEPGHLPEFIAAQDTTMISQPHSRKTDLSALQHESGEKVNQDLDDVSASIQPVKKDHVHEEVTLQAASALPSVSCNGAIQGGKSETNHLPGNATEHNMVFEEQNGDKSHLEVSGADKVNQALHDDASILEKDTVHVGLNVQTVPMSQNCNIALHGKISEANYLSEQNTGKNRTDVQKCNSSNSVPNSAQDGDGKIATKTSNKKNLGDTFAEISHVPSSDDSLCDTAAAGLLLMINKMAFSPEDQDAKDSLGGMSQQDLCIKCGKDGQLRKCSGCLLAAHDDCFSSSVAFVETDLFYCPVCFYAKATEAYQKAKKTYCEARKNLAAFLGTPHLVRQHDEQLTGVLPRAANGEGHLNWCDPSMRKNIHQNEADNLAHRDEEPDQQRKKQKINATDSGHPKEVVTEKASPSQSADVAPMNKHSVLQSNSSKRVQDAEKQQQVESKEAGSGNSSHETRGLSQNRCGPSANQEVEADKEDDHTNSHQPDDSDEIEATSSNNSSGKRSSPLWRNMRHSKAGLQEKDTVVSSNSRKTITQQDQHIPSPSRKRNYAYPHKRYSNPVAPTGRRSKLCWTEEEEAALREAMAKFTPQDDGPIPWVQILECGRDVFHRTRLPCDLRVKWRNMKKKACP, from the exons ATGTATTTTTACAGTTTGCCCCCTCGAACTCCTCCGCCTCTCGCAATGCCGCCCCTCTTCGCCTCCGCTACCGCCACCCGCTTCGCCGCCCACTGGGTCGCCGACGCcctcgccggcgacgaggcCCTCGACTTCTCCGTCCTCAAGG CGCTGGTGGGCGCCTCGCCGGAGTGCCTCGCGGGCGCCCCGGAGGCCACGCGGGAGAGGGTGGCGCTACGGTGCCTGCAGGAggtcgcctccgccgccgccgcctccgaggGCGATGCCGCGGCGACGGCTGGGGTGCTTAGGCTTGACGCCGCCCGCTCCTGCGAGGATTTGCTGCTTGAGCTCATCGGAGAG GTCAGAAGTTCGGGAAATTTGGAGAAGGATATGCTTCCGCCATTCAGTCAAGACATCAAGAACATTATATGTATCAAGAAACCTACATTACCAGAAACTTCATTTGAGTTG CTCAAAGAAGTTGACCCAGAGATCACATCTATGGGCCCATCATCCCAATTGGAGCAGAATGGCACCAACCAATGTGACCATGATCAGTCCTTGTTCAGCAGCCACGATCATGTAAATATAAAGAAGCCTAGATTCCCTACAGACAATGCTGGGTTTCAGCAAGAGACTTCAGAAGATTTGGTCGATGAAACAGAAACAAGAAACCTCCAAAAGGATCCAATTGCACCAACATCTGTGCACCAACCATGTACATCTGACAGTAGGTCCTACGATTGTCTGCAAGAAGATATAGGTGCTGTTGGTTTAGGTGCCAGTTCTCCAGAAAAGAGTCTTATTGCGGAGGGGAACATGCCAGTTGGATCTGTGCATGCTTCAGCTAGCTGCGATACAGCTCTGCAGGCAAGcattactgaacccctgtccaAGCAGGATACGGAGGATCATGCTACCATGGTTCAACCACAATCTCATAGAGAAAAATCTCCAAATCCACCTCACCATATCGATGGAGAGAGGCCACATGATGGTGGCGCCAGTGATCAGTCATCAAAGGATCCCAGCCATGAATGGCTGAGCATGCATGCTACAGTAGCTCCAGCTTTTGACAGAAGCAGTGATGCCTTACCAGCAAATGCATCTGAACCTGGGCACTTGCCTGAGTTCATTGCTGCACAGGATACAACCATGATTTCGCAACCTCACAGCAGAAAAACTGATCTGAGTGCTCTGCAACATGAAAGTGGTGAGAAAGTAAATCAAGATCTGGATGATGTCAGTGCAAGTATTCAGCCAGTGAAAAAGGATCATGTTCATGAGGAGGTGACTCTGCAAGCAGCTAGCGCTTTACCTTCTGTAAGCTGCAATGGTGCTATACAAGGGGGTAAATCTGAAACCAACCATCTGCCAGGGAATGCTACAGAGCATAATATGGTGTTTGAAGAGCAGAATGGTGACAAGTCTCATCTAGAAGTGAGTGGTGCTGACAAAGTTAATCAAGCTCTACATGATGATGCCAGTATCTTGGAAAAGGATACAGTCCATGTTGGGCTGAATGTGCAAACTGTTCCAATGTCTCAAAACTGCAATATAGCCCTACATGGTAAAATTTCAGAAGCCAATTATTTATCTGAGCAGAATACTGGAAAGAACAGAACTGACGTTCAGAAATGTAATAGCAGTAATTCTGTTCCAAACTCTGCTCAGGATGGAGATGGAAAAATTGCAACAAAGACATCAAACAAGAAAAATCTTGGGGATACTTTTGCGGAAATATCACATGTCCCTTCCTCAGATGATAGTTTATGTGacactgctgctgctggtctTCTGTTGATGATTAACAAAATGGCATTCTCGCCCGAGGATCAAGACGCCAAGGATTCCCTTGGGGGTATGTCGCAACAAGATTTGTGCATAAAATGTGGTAAAGATGGTCAGCTGCGGAAATGTAGTGGCTGCTTGTTAGCCGCTCATGATGATTGTTTCAGTTCATCAGTGGCATTTGTAGAGACCGACCTGTTCTACTGCCCAGTATGCTTCTATGCGAAAGCCACTGAAGCATATCAAAAAGCAAAGAAAACATATTGCGAAGCTAGAAAGAACCTTGCTGCTTTCCTTGGCACACCGCATTTGGTCAGACAACATGATGAGCAACTAACTGGAGTTCTGCCAAGAGCTGCCAACGGAGAGGGTCATTTGAATTGGTGTGATCCATCAATGAGAAAAAATATCCATCAAAATGAAGCAGATAACCTTGCTCATCGTGATGAAGAGCCTGATCAGCAGAGGAAGAAGCAGAAAATAAATGCTACAGATAGTGGTCATCCTAAGGAGGTAGTCACTGAGAAAGCGTCCCCTTCTCAGAGTGCTGATGTTGCACCCATGAATAAACATTCTGTACTTCAGAGCAATAGTAGCAAACGAGTTCAGGATGCAGAGAAACAGCAGCAAGTGGAAAGCAAAGAAGCTGGTAGTGGCAATTCATCCCATGAAACAAGAGGTTTATCTCAGAACAGATGTGGTCCTTCTGCAAATCAGGAAGTTGAGGCTGACAAGGAGGACGATCATACAAATTCTCACCAACCTGATGATTCTGATGAAATAGAAGCTACATCTTCAAATAACTCCTCAGGCAAGCGATCCTCACCCCTTTGGCGTAACATGAGGCACAGCAAAGCAGGATTACAAGAAAAGGATACAGTGGTATCAAGTAATTCTAGAAAAACTATCACGCAGCAGGACCAACACATACCTTCTCCATCGAGGAAAAGAAATTATGCATATCCACACAAGCGTTA TTCCAATCCTGTTGCACCAACTGGAAGGCGCTCCAAGCTCTGTTGgacggaagaagaagaagcagcgtTGAGG GAAGCAATGGCAAAATTCACCCCACAGGACGATGGGCCAATTCCATGGGTTCAGATACTAGAATGCGGCAGGGATGTGTTTCACAGGACACGCCTCCCATGTGACTTGAGGGTCAAGTGGAGGAATATGAAGAAGAAAGCGTGCCCTTGA